Proteins encoded together in one Candidatus Bathyarchaeota archaeon window:
- the dnaJ gene encoding molecular chaperone DnaJ, producing the protein MAYKDYYRILGVSRGASKEEIKKAYRRLALKYHPDRNKSPDAEERFKEISEAYAVLSDDEKRRQYDLLGHEGIGARYTPEDLFRDIDFEEIFRDLGFGGFDRIFDLLFRRGPGAEHARRGADLRYDLEVGLEDVAKGGVANLRIPVREECPVCRGTGAKPGTSKKTCPRCKGTGRIERSQTSGYATFVQITPCDHCRGSGLVIEDPCRECGGTGSVNIVRSVEVNIPPGVEDGSSLLLKGRGEPGLNGGPPGDLYVMIHVKPHPLFKRRGSDLIYETGVNMVKAALGGDIEVPTLLGGKVRISIPPGTQTGAVFRKGGYGLPSMGGGRGDLLVKVRVETPINLTPRARQLLKELERELK; encoded by the coding sequence ATGGCTTATAAAGACTATTATAGGATACTGGGTGTAAGCAGGGGGGCATCCAAGGAGGAGATAAAGAAGGCTTACCGGAGGTTAGCCCTCAAGTATCACCCGGATAGGAATAAATCCCCTGATGCTGAGGAGCGGTTCAAGGAGATCTCCGAGGCGTACGCGGTCCTCTCGGACGATGAGAAGAGGAGGCAATACGACCTGCTAGGCCATGAGGGGATAGGAGCCCGCTACACCCCCGAGGATCTGTTCAGGGATATAGACTTCGAGGAGATATTCAGGGATTTAGGTTTTGGAGGCTTCGATCGGATATTCGATTTACTCTTCAGGCGGGGACCCGGAGCGGAGCATGCGCGTAGGGGGGCCGACTTAAGGTACGATTTAGAGGTAGGCCTGGAGGATGTGGCTAAGGGAGGCGTGGCCAATCTGAGGATCCCTGTGAGGGAGGAATGTCCGGTTTGCAGGGGAACCGGCGCCAAACCCGGTACTTCCAAGAAGACATGTCCAAGATGTAAGGGTACTGGGAGGATCGAGCGCAGCCAGACATCCGGATACGCGACCTTCGTCCAGATAACCCCGTGCGACCACTGCCGTGGAAGCGGGCTCGTAATAGAGGATCCATGCCGGGAATGTGGAGGTACAGGATCGGTTAACATTGTGAGATCCGTGGAGGTGAACATACCGCCGGGAGTTGAAGATGGATCGAGCCTGCTTCTAAAGGGGAGGGGGGAGCCCGGCTTAAACGGCGGTCCTCCGGGAGACCTATACGTCATGATCCATGTGAAGCCGCACCCCTTGTTTAAAAGGAGGGGCAGCGACCTAATATACGAGACAGGCGTAAACATGGTTAAGGCGGCTCTGGGCGGGGATATTGAGGTACCAACTCTTCTAGGTGGTAAGGTTAGGATAAGCATCCCCCCTGGAACCCAGACGGGGGCCGTCTTCAGGAAGGGGGGATACGGCCTCCCATCCATGGGAGGGGGGCGCGGCGATCTACTCGTAAAGGTTAGGGTTGAGACCCCCATCAACCTTACGCCGAGGGCGAGGCAGCTGCTGAAGGAGTTGGAGAGGGAGCTGAAATAG
- a CDS encoding B12-binding domain-containing radical SAM protein has protein sequence MAEILLTADRTMMSNYHGKEFLGFATSAPPNLVPDWLFKLMFFPPVDSRDGIPLEAPYGLRKVEAKLMDEGFDVLTVDPDHLAGYIGNAKVLGVHVMDPFGLGPSSTTFSRVLRTGESYLSKYFRLVFMKPEVRRARRRGLRVIVGGPGVWQFRHRPEAQETYGIDCIVDGESERVLPRIFRTALEGGELPKYCEVPIYDAPTLDEIPDIKNPSINGLVEVGRGCPRGCSFCSVTLKPLRWYPLDKIEREIKVNARNGVTSGLLHAEDVLLYGSNSVIPNRDKVLALHRLAKRYYSNFSWSHTSIAAVAADPKLIEELHEILIDENQTWWGAEIGIETGSPRLLREAMPAKAKPFRPEEWPAVVKEAAGTMMDNNLIPACTLITGLPQETEDDTSKTIELIDDLKWFRSLIVPLFFVPMGRLKDRDWFKLEELTELQKELMVKCLSHDLRWAREMLEWYLKGRWYAPILKGLYRMFIWLVERRGREARLFEPGKAPAISAPSPTPSAAASPSA, from the coding sequence ATGGCCGAAATACTGCTAACGGCCGATAGGACCATGATGAGCAACTACCATGGGAAAGAATTTTTAGGCTTCGCCACAAGCGCTCCCCCCAACCTGGTCCCGGATTGGCTGTTCAAGCTCATGTTCTTCCCTCCGGTTGACAGTAGGGATGGTATCCCCCTGGAGGCGCCCTACGGCCTCAGGAAAGTCGAGGCTAAGCTCATGGATGAAGGCTTCGACGTGCTCACGGTGGACCCGGATCATCTAGCCGGATACATCGGCAATGCGAAGGTGCTAGGGGTCCACGTCATGGATCCCTTCGGATTAGGGCCGTCCTCTACAACCTTCTCCAGGGTTTTACGCACAGGGGAATCCTACCTCTCCAAATACTTCCGCCTAGTGTTCATGAAGCCTGAGGTGCGTAGAGCTAGGAGGAGGGGTTTGCGCGTAATAGTGGGCGGTCCAGGAGTATGGCAGTTTAGACATAGGCCTGAAGCTCAAGAAACGTATGGGATAGACTGCATAGTGGATGGTGAATCGGAACGCGTCCTGCCCCGAATATTTAGGACCGCATTGGAAGGGGGGGAACTGCCTAAATACTGTGAAGTACCCATTTACGATGCCCCAACCCTAGACGAGATACCGGATATAAAGAATCCCTCAATAAACGGGTTAGTGGAGGTGGGGCGAGGCTGTCCCAGGGGATGCTCCTTCTGCAGCGTGACCCTCAAACCCCTACGCTGGTATCCCTTAGACAAGATCGAAAGGGAGATCAAGGTCAACGCGAGAAACGGGGTGACCTCGGGGTTACTCCACGCAGAGGACGTCCTCCTGTACGGTTCAAACTCGGTGATCCCCAACAGAGATAAAGTACTAGCCCTCCACCGGTTAGCTAAACGATATTACAGCAACTTCAGCTGGAGCCACACCAGCATAGCCGCGGTGGCCGCCGACCCTAAGCTGATAGAGGAGCTCCATGAAATATTGATCGATGAGAACCAGACCTGGTGGGGGGCGGAGATAGGCATAGAGACCGGTTCACCCAGGCTTTTAAGAGAGGCTATGCCAGCTAAGGCTAAACCCTTCAGGCCTGAGGAGTGGCCAGCTGTGGTCAAAGAGGCTGCGGGAACAATGATGGATAACAACTTGATACCCGCATGCACCTTGATAACAGGCCTACCCCAGGAGACGGAGGATGACACATCGAAGACCATCGAACTAATAGATGATCTGAAATGGTTTCGAAGCCTCATAGTGCCATTATTCTTCGTCCCCATGGGACGACTTAAAGATAGAGACTGGTTTAAGCTTGAAGAGTTAACCGAGCTACAGAAGGAGCTCATGGTTAAATGCCTCAGCCACGACCTACGCTGGGCCAGGGAGATGCTGGAATGGTACTTGAAGGGGAGATGGTATGCGCCTATACTTAAGGGCCTCTACCGGATGTTCATATGGCTCGTGGAGAGGAGGGGTAGAGAAGCCCGTCTGTTCGAGCCCGGGAAGGCCCCCGCTATTTCAGCTCCCTCTCCAACTCCTTCAGCAGCTGCCTCGCCCTCGGCGTAA
- a CDS encoding Lrp/AsnC family transcriptional regulator encodes MLDATDLRIIELLQEDSSQTYAELAKKLGMKESTVRKRILALRDKGVIKRFTIIVDPSRMGFQIVAIVGVDVDPSKFLTVARELARIPETRYVATSTGDHMIMAEIWARDGQELSRIISEKVGAIEGVLRVCPSIIFERIKE; translated from the coding sequence ATGTTGGACGCTACCGATCTGAGGATAATCGAGTTGCTCCAGGAGGATAGCAGCCAGACCTATGCGGAACTGGCGAAAAAGCTCGGGATGAAGGAGTCGACCGTCAGGAAGAGGATCCTCGCACTGAGGGATAAGGGTGTCATAAAGCGCTTCACGATAATCGTGGATCCATCCAGGATGGGATTCCAAATAGTAGCCATAGTGGGGGTAGACGTGGATCCATCGAAGTTTCTAACAGTTGCAAGGGAGTTGGCTCGAATACCTGAGACTCGATACGTCGCAACCTCCACGGGGGATCACATGATAATGGCGGAGATCTGGGCTAGGGATGGCCAGGAGCTCTCAAGGATAATCTCTGAGAAGGTGGGTGCCATAGAGGGCGTGCTGCGTGTCTGCCCCTCGATAATATTTGAGCGGATAAAGGAGTAG
- a CDS encoding rubrerythrin family protein gives MMDMRKMTKNNLETAFSGESQAHMRYLIFSKKAEEEGFPNVAKLFRAIAFAEQVHATNHYKALGNINSTMDNLQVAIDGETYEVEEMYPVFNEVAKFQGEKGGERTTGWALEAEKIHAGMYQKARQAVAEGRDIEKADIQICSLCGYTVEGEAPGRCPICGATKDKFVKF, from the coding sequence GTGATGGATATGAGAAAGATGACTAAAAATAACCTAGAAACGGCGTTTTCAGGAGAAAGCCAGGCACATATGAGGTATTTGATATTCTCAAAAAAGGCGGAGGAGGAAGGTTTCCCCAACGTAGCCAAGCTCTTCAGGGCGATCGCCTTCGCGGAGCAGGTACATGCGACGAATCATTACAAGGCTTTAGGCAACATAAACTCCACAATGGATAACCTGCAGGTCGCCATAGATGGAGAAACCTATGAAGTGGAGGAAATGTATCCCGTCTTCAATGAAGTAGCCAAATTTCAAGGAGAAAAAGGAGGCGAGCGCACCACTGGATGGGCTTTGGAGGCTGAGAAAATCCATGCAGGGATGTACCAGAAGGCGAGACAAGCGGTGGCCGAAGGCAGGGACATAGAGAAGGCCGATATCCAGATATGCTCACTCTGCGGATACACGGTTGAAGGGGAAGCCCCGGGTCGATGCCCCATATGCGGCGCCACTAAAGATAAATTCGTAAAGTTCTAG
- a CDS encoding NUDIX domain-containing protein, which translates to MGYETLTSAGGVVFRRSPMGPLFLLLRLKRRSIWCLPKGLIEDGESELEAAKREVGEETGIDDLRLIDEIGTINYEFWMHGKHYRKTVYFFLFETEKEDAKVSWEHDACRWFSFEEAFKALSYPKEKEILRRGYKIIKNIGI; encoded by the coding sequence TTGGGGTATGAGACGCTTACTTCGGCTGGAGGTGTTGTATTCAGGCGGAGCCCCATGGGGCCCCTATTCCTCCTACTCAGGTTGAAGAGACGGAGCATATGGTGCCTTCCTAAAGGGCTCATTGAGGATGGGGAAAGCGAGCTTGAAGCGGCTAAGAGGGAGGTTGGAGAGGAGACCGGAATTGACGACCTGAGGCTCATAGACGAGATCGGCACCATAAACTATGAGTTTTGGATGCATGGCAAGCACTACCGCAAAACCGTGTACTTCTTCCTATTCGAGACGGAGAAGGAGGATGCCAAGGTGAGCTGGGAGCATGATGCCTGCAGATGGTTCAGCTTTGAGGAGGCCTTTAAGGCCTTGAGTTACCCCAAGGAGAAGGAAATATTGAGGAGGGGGTATAAAATTATAAAAAACATTGGGATTTAG
- a CDS encoding aminopeptidase P family protein, translating into MLNDLEIEMEERGLEAIVVSGGDFSRELYYLVRVVIPRGGIYFKRIRGEPEIIVSNVDVLRAEEGIVRNIRTFTEYGYEELVRKHGSSAAMIQLYDKMFRRHGVEGNIGFYGIGDVGEAHRILKGLENLGYRVVGEARPNLLDRLMETKDPLEISEIKRVGLLVEKIMEETITMISDNLGRGRTVTVGDAKRYARTLMAEAGLRLTEDLILSSGERTADPHYLGVESEVIKRDTPVILDFYPQGDNMLYFDFTRTIIVGKASKRLKHMYEDVLYAQDMAYDLLNRGNNTRLRDVVGEVCEFFEGKGYPTVRRLLAGDAALKRGFIHSLGHGVGWSLSDLPRVSLISDDKLRRGQVFTLEPGLYEPGLGGIRIEDVYVSDGERINRISRMDRTLER; encoded by the coding sequence TTGCTCAATGATTTGGAGATTGAGATGGAGGAGCGGGGGCTTGAAGCCATCGTCGTATCTGGAGGGGACTTTTCAAGGGAGCTCTACTACCTGGTCAGGGTGGTGATTCCACGGGGAGGCATATACTTCAAGAGGATACGTGGAGAACCGGAGATCATAGTAAGTAACGTCGACGTATTAAGGGCTGAAGAGGGGATAGTACGCAATATAAGGACCTTCACGGAATATGGTTATGAGGAGCTGGTGAGGAAGCACGGATCCTCTGCGGCTATGATCCAACTCTACGATAAAATGTTCAGGAGGCATGGCGTCGAGGGCAACATCGGCTTCTATGGCATCGGCGATGTAGGGGAGGCCCATCGAATCCTGAAAGGGCTTGAGAACCTGGGTTACAGGGTTGTCGGTGAGGCGAGGCCGAATCTATTGGATAGGTTGATGGAGACTAAGGACCCCCTTGAAATATCGGAGATCAAAAGGGTTGGCTTGCTTGTTGAGAAAATTATGGAGGAGACTATTACCATGATATCTGATAATCTGGGTAGGGGAAGGACTGTGACGGTAGGCGATGCTAAGAGGTATGCGCGAACATTGATGGCTGAAGCAGGTCTGCGCCTCACCGAGGATCTCATCCTCTCCTCAGGGGAGAGAACCGCTGATCCCCATTATCTGGGGGTGGAAAGCGAGGTGATAAAGAGGGACACCCCGGTTATCCTCGACTTCTATCCTCAGGGGGATAACATGCTATACTTCGATTTCACACGGACGATCATCGTCGGCAAAGCGTCCAAGAGGCTGAAGCATATGTATGAGGACGTATTATATGCGCAAGACATGGCCTACGATCTCCTAAATAGAGGCAATAATACTCGTTTACGCGATGTAGTAGGGGAGGTATGCGAGTTCTTCGAGGGGAAGGGCTATCCCACGGTGAGGCGTTTATTAGCTGGAGATGCCGCGTTGAAGAGGGGGTTCATACACTCCCTAGGTCACGGCGTAGGATGGAGCCTCTCGGATCTTCCTAGGGTCTCCCTGATAAGCGATGATAAGCTGAGGAGGGGTCAGGTATTCACGTTGGAACCCGGCTTATACGAGCCTGGGTTAGGTGGAATAAGGATAGAAGACGTATATGTATCAGATGGAGAAAGGATAAATCGGATATCGAGGATGGATAGGACTTTGGAGAGATGA
- a CDS encoding glutathione S-transferase N-terminal domain-containing protein, which produces MVNILIYTTPTCPYCHAAKNFLRKLGVPFKEVDVSADPKAARDLIVKSGQMGVPVLDLDGEIIIGFDRDSIISALEKRGIITPEQSYKS; this is translated from the coding sequence TTGGTCAACATACTAATATACACTACCCCTACATGCCCCTACTGTCATGCAGCTAAAAACTTCCTACGAAAACTAGGGGTTCCGTTCAAGGAGGTCGATGTCTCAGCTGATCCAAAAGCGGCTAGGGACCTCATAGTAAAGTCGGGCCAAATGGGGGTGCCCGTGCTGGATCTAGATGGGGAGATAATAATAGGCTTCGATAGGGACTCCATAATCTCCGCCCTCGAGAAGCGAGGGATCATAACCCCAGAACAATCATATAAAAGTTAA
- the dapA gene encoding 4-hydroxy-tetrahydrodipicolinate synthase → MFKGCYTALVTPMDGDMNLDYEALHNLIDFQVREGVSGIVVAGTTGESPTLTWEEHISIIESAWNLAGGRCHVIAGTGSNNTREALEATERSVEIGVKTVLLVDPYYNGPSSLEIRREYIEPIAGRFSETQVIPYIIPGRTGTQLQPQDLALLHDKFPNVNAVKEATGNLENARMIRRLCGEDFSILSGDDDKTFGLMEDPMVRASGVVSVTSNIAPRAVQSMVEAVMRGDYDKGREIAEKLKPLFEIVTVNTVEDTPYGAVSCKARNPLPYKTLMAVLGFPVGPCRPPLGKVTRKGFQIILEKARQVYEGNPEILGPIEGFLDVDLGERLYQEKYWRGLTYEGY, encoded by the coding sequence CTGTTTAAGGGCTGCTATACCGCTTTAGTAACCCCTATGGACGGGGATATGAACCTGGATTATGAGGCGCTGCACAACCTCATAGATTTTCAGGTTAGGGAGGGGGTTTCAGGGATAGTCGTTGCAGGCACCACGGGGGAGTCCCCTACCTTAACGTGGGAGGAGCATATATCCATTATAGAATCCGCCTGGAACCTTGCAGGTGGGAGATGCCATGTGATAGCTGGTACGGGGAGCAACAATACGAGGGAGGCGTTGGAGGCCACGGAGAGATCCGTCGAGATCGGGGTGAAGACAGTCCTCTTGGTGGATCCATACTATAATGGTCCGAGCTCCCTGGAGATTAGAAGGGAATATATAGAGCCCATAGCTGGAAGGTTCAGCGAAACCCAGGTGATCCCGTATATAATACCCGGCAGAACCGGGACGCAGCTTCAACCTCAGGATCTCGCCCTGCTCCATGATAAGTTTCCAAACGTTAACGCTGTGAAGGAGGCTACAGGGAACTTGGAGAACGCGAGGATGATAAGGAGGTTGTGCGGTGAGGACTTCTCAATATTATCGGGGGACGACGATAAAACCTTCGGGTTAATGGAGGATCCCATGGTGAGGGCGAGCGGCGTGGTCTCGGTCACATCGAATATAGCTCCTAGGGCGGTTCAGTCCATGGTTGAAGCCGTGATGAGGGGAGATTACGATAAGGGGAGGGAGATCGCCGAGAAGCTTAAGCCATTATTCGAGATAGTTACGGTGAACACCGTTGAAGATACGCCCTATGGGGCGGTCTCCTGCAAGGCTAGGAACCCCTTACCCTATAAGACCCTGATGGCTGTGCTGGGCTTCCCGGTTGGACCCTGCAGACCACCCCTTGGAAAGGTGACTAGGAAAGGATTCCAGATAATTCTGGAGAAGGCACGTCAAGTATACGAGGGCAACCCTGAAATCTTAGGGCCCATAGAAGGGTTCCTAGACGTCGACTTAGGGGAGAGGCTGTACCAAGAAAAGTATTGGCGTGGATTAACCTATGAAGGCTATTAG
- the dapB gene encoding 4-hydroxy-tetrahydrodipicolinate reductase, giving the protein MKAIRICVAGADGRMGRTVIEEALNWGDIEVVGAVTAPESPNLGRRLRDLSLKPGDVEIVDPSRMEEAVKDADVYVSFTTPKAEVENLPLVARLGKGIVVGTTGLSEDQRRVVTAAVKDKVPAVISPNFSVGVNLLLKILEFSRLFPEDYDFSVLEIHHKGKMDAPSGTAKKIGDLIRDLRGYSKIVYGREGISKRGGDELEVASLRLGGITGIHEVLIAGPYELIRIEHTAFSRRIFAQGALLAVRWVYNQEKPGIYDMMDVLGV; this is encoded by the coding sequence ATGAAGGCTATTAGGATATGCGTCGCCGGTGCAGACGGCAGGATGGGGAGGACCGTAATAGAAGAGGCCTTGAATTGGGGCGACATCGAAGTGGTAGGGGCTGTAACAGCCCCTGAGAGCCCTAATTTAGGCAGGAGGCTCAGGGACCTCTCCCTCAAGCCTGGAGACGTGGAGATAGTCGATCCATCCCGCATGGAGGAGGCAGTGAAGGACGCCGACGTCTACGTCTCATTCACGACTCCGAAGGCGGAGGTGGAGAACCTGCCCCTCGTAGCCCGTTTAGGCAAGGGGATAGTTGTGGGGACCACGGGCCTCTCGGAGGATCAGCGGAGAGTTGTAACCGCTGCTGTAAAGGATAAGGTGCCCGCCGTTATATCCCCCAACTTCAGCGTAGGGGTTAACCTACTCCTAAAAATCCTGGAGTTTTCAAGGCTCTTCCCGGAGGACTACGACTTCAGCGTATTGGAAATCCATCACAAAGGGAAGATGGATGCCCCAAGCGGCACCGCTAAGAAGATCGGCGACCTAATCCGAGATCTAAGAGGTTACTCCAAGATCGTCTACGGCAGGGAGGGCATCTCTAAGAGGGGAGGGGATGAACTCGAAGTGGCCTCCCTGAGGCTGGGGGGAATAACTGGGATCCATGAGGTATTGATCGCAGGGCCGTATGAGCTTATAAGGATAGAGCATACAGCCTTCTCGAGGCGCATATTCGCTCAAGGAGCCCTATTAGCCGTTAGATGGGTTTACAACCAGGAAAAACCTGGAATATATGATATGATGGACGTGTTAGGGGTTTAG
- the lysA gene encoding diaminopimelate decarboxylase, with amino-acid sequence MNGILHVGGTSTVEIAEAYGTPLYVVDEARIRDNYRRLKKAFRDEARIYYAAKANSNISVLRVLLEEGAYVDASSPGEIFLALKAGFKGDRIMYTGTSVSREELEYAVDKGVSINVDSISQMRNLIQIGGLDFVSVRVNPGVGSGHHAHVVTGGSSSKFGLWGSDIEEAYRLALKAGIGRFGIHMHIGSGIMEAEPYIRALDSLMDIAGRIHENLGIGFELIDIGGGFGVPYRPGEAPLDIEGLASELLERFRIHLAEKGLGSPILCVEPGRYIVCDSTLLLTRVTSIKRTPYRTFIGVDAGFNVLIRPAMYNAYHHIVAAARLDEPPSGRYDVAGPLCESGDLLGVDRSLPGVREGDLLAVLDAGAYGYSMSSQYNARPRPAEVLVKDGRVELIRRRETLRSLLKGQRIASWLE; translated from the coding sequence ATGAACGGGATCCTCCATGTAGGAGGCACGTCCACGGTAGAGATCGCTGAAGCCTATGGAACCCCATTGTACGTGGTGGATGAGGCCCGTATAAGGGATAATTATCGAAGGCTTAAGAAGGCCTTCAGAGATGAAGCCCGAATATACTATGCGGCTAAGGCCAACTCCAACATCTCTGTCTTAAGGGTTCTCCTAGAGGAAGGCGCCTACGTGGATGCATCCTCCCCCGGCGAGATATTCCTAGCCTTGAAGGCGGGCTTTAAAGGCGACAGAATCATGTATACGGGAACGAGCGTTTCAAGGGAGGAGCTTGAATACGCCGTGGATAAGGGTGTATCCATAAATGTGGATTCGATATCCCAGATGAGAAACCTGATCCAGATCGGGGGGCTGGACTTCGTATCCGTGAGGGTTAATCCAGGGGTGGGCTCAGGACATCACGCCCACGTAGTCACGGGGGGCAGCTCCTCCAAATTTGGTTTATGGGGCAGCGACATAGAGGAGGCCTATCGACTGGCTTTGAAGGCCGGCATAGGAAGGTTCGGCATACACATGCACATCGGATCTGGGATAATGGAGGCGGAGCCCTATATCCGAGCCCTGGACAGCCTAATGGATATAGCCGGCCGCATCCATGAGAACCTGGGCATAGGCTTCGAGCTGATCGATATTGGGGGAGGATTCGGCGTTCCATACAGGCCTGGGGAAGCCCCCCTGGACATAGAAGGCCTCGCCTCCGAACTCCTAGAGAGGTTCAGGATACACCTCGCGGAGAAGGGTTTAGGGAGCCCCATCCTCTGCGTCGAGCCCGGCAGATACATAGTGTGCGATTCCACCCTGCTCCTCACAAGGGTTACCTCAATTAAGAGGACGCCCTACAGGACCTTCATAGGGGTTGATGCGGGCTTCAACGTTCTAATACGCCCGGCGATGTATAATGCCTACCACCATATCGTCGCAGCGGCTAGGCTGGATGAGCCTCCATCAGGAAGGTACGATGTAGCGGGGCCCCTATGCGAATCCGGGGACCTCCTAGGCGTCGACAGGAGCCTACCCGGCGTCAGGGAAGGCGACCTACTAGCGGTGCTGGACGCGGGGGCCTACGGATACTCCATGAGCAGCCAGTATAACGCCCGTCCAAGACCCGCGGAGGTCCTTGTGAAGGATGGGAGGGTGGAGCTTATAAGGAGGAGGGAAACCCTCCGAAGCCTGCTGAAAGGGCAGAGGATCGCAAGTTGGCTGGAATAG
- a CDS encoding diaminopimelate epimerase gives MHGLGNDYIVIDGWRHRIQEDRLSRTAELLCRRRFSVGADGLILAEPPHSAAADVRMRIFNADGSEAEMCGNGIRCLAKFVYENNIRKAHVLNVETLAGLRRVELRISDGRVIGVKVDMGAPSFNREDLPMKGEGPFINGILNVSGFEFKASCVSVGNPHCVIFVEDVEGFPVDKWGPLIEGHRFFPRRINVEFAEVIGNNKVKVRTWERGCGETLACGTGACAVAAVADKLGLIRGETEIILRGGKLKVAVEGGGLTMEGPAVKVYEGVLSDEVLIT, from the coding sequence ATGCACGGCCTAGGAAACGATTATATAGTGATCGACGGATGGAGGCATAGGATCCAGGAGGATAGGCTCAGCAGGACGGCTGAGCTTTTATGCCGTAGAAGGTTCTCGGTAGGGGCTGACGGATTAATCCTCGCCGAACCACCCCATTCGGCGGCGGCCGATGTAAGGATGAGAATATTCAACGCCGACGGCAGCGAGGCTGAGATGTGCGGGAATGGAATAAGATGCCTAGCTAAATTCGTCTACGAGAACAATATTAGAAAAGCCCACGTCCTCAACGTGGAAACCCTAGCCGGGCTGAGGAGGGTGGAGCTGAGGATCAGCGATGGAAGAGTTATAGGGGTCAAAGTGGATATGGGAGCTCCCTCCTTTAACAGGGAGGACCTCCCGATGAAGGGGGAAGGACCATTCATAAACGGCATCCTCAACGTTTCGGGCTTCGAGTTTAAAGCCTCATGCGTCTCGGTCGGTAACCCTCACTGCGTGATATTCGTGGAGGATGTTGAAGGGTTCCCGGTGGATAAGTGGGGTCCACTGATAGAGGGGCATCGGTTCTTCCCCAGGAGGATTAACGTGGAGTTCGCTGAGGTCATAGGGAATAATAAGGTGAAGGTTAGGACCTGGGAGAGAGGGTGCGGGGAAACCCTCGCATGTGGAACGGGAGCCTGCGCCGTGGCAGCCGTGGCCGATAAGCTCGGGTTAATAAGGGGAGAGACTGAGATAATCCTCAGGGGTGGTAAATTAAAGGTGGCTGTGGAGGGAGGCGGCTTGACAATGGAGGGCCCCGCCGTTAAGGTCTACGAGGGGGTCCTCTCAGACGAGGTGTTAATTACATGA